From a region of the Streptomyces sp. NBC_01454 genome:
- a CDS encoding TetR/AcrR family transcriptional regulator gives MQQRKDAPLRSDAQRNRERILEVALAELTHSADAPLSAIAKKAGVGQGTFYRNFPNRESLVLEVYRYEVQQVADTASQLLESRAPEEALREWMDRLAQYAMAKAGLADAMRKATSAHGSLAGLGHGPVTSAVALLLKANEEAGAIRPGVTPDDFVLAIAGLWQIDPHSDWQSRAGRLLDLVMDGLRAGAPGACETTGR, from the coding sequence GTGCAGCAGCGGAAGGACGCGCCCCTGCGCTCGGACGCGCAACGGAATCGCGAGCGCATCCTGGAAGTGGCACTGGCGGAGCTGACGCACTCGGCGGACGCCCCGCTGAGCGCGATCGCGAAGAAGGCAGGCGTCGGACAGGGGACGTTCTACCGGAACTTCCCCAACCGCGAGTCACTCGTCCTGGAGGTCTACCGCTACGAGGTGCAGCAGGTCGCCGACACCGCCTCCCAGCTGCTCGAAAGCCGCGCTCCCGAGGAGGCCCTGCGGGAGTGGATGGACCGCCTGGCCCAGTACGCCATGGCCAAGGCGGGCCTGGCCGACGCCATGCGCAAGGCCACCAGCGCACACGGCAGCCTGGCGGGCCTGGGCCATGGCCCGGTGACCTCGGCCGTCGCCCTGCTCCTGAAGGCGAACGAGGAGGCCGGCGCCATCCGCCCCGGGGTGACCCCCGACGACTTCGTCCTCGCCATCGCCGGCCTCTGGCAGATCGACCCGCACAGCGACTGGCAGTCACGCGCCGGCCGCCTCTTGGACCTGGTCATGGACGGACTCCGAGCGGGCGCTCCGGGGGCGTGCGAGACAACAGGACGTTAG
- a CDS encoding DUF4232 domain-containing protein: protein MSPQTSPRRHARTLAATLLAVTAAAALTACQDGKPDSAQSPSSAASDGSSSGTASGANGGGTGAGAQNSGGSAGTSRQPTAARSAASTDNSPHRCTAAPMRMTLGQPDPGAGNIHYALTFTNSGKQSCTLRGFPGVSLLAKDGQSVGKPATREGSAGAAVTLAPGNSAHAVLHTVSEGTKGSGCWPAGALVQAYPPGSKESLTARASGLRVCGEEFSVTTVAPGAAA from the coding sequence ATGTCCCCCCAGACCTCCCCCCGCCGCCACGCCCGCACCCTCGCCGCCACACTGCTCGCCGTGACGGCCGCGGCCGCGCTCACCGCGTGCCAGGACGGCAAGCCCGACAGTGCGCAGAGCCCGTCGTCGGCCGCGTCGGACGGCAGCTCGTCGGGCACCGCATCCGGCGCCAACGGGGGCGGCACCGGCGCCGGTGCGCAGAACTCCGGTGGCTCGGCGGGCACCTCCCGGCAGCCCACTGCCGCGCGGAGCGCCGCGTCCACCGACAACTCGCCGCACCGCTGCACCGCGGCCCCGATGCGCATGACGCTGGGGCAGCCCGACCCGGGCGCGGGCAACATCCACTATGCGCTGACCTTCACCAACAGCGGCAAGCAGTCCTGCACGCTGCGTGGCTTCCCCGGGGTCTCGCTGCTGGCCAAGGACGGGCAGTCGGTCGGCAAGCCGGCCACCCGTGAGGGTTCGGCGGGTGCGGCCGTCACGCTCGCCCCCGGTAACAGCGCCCATGCGGTGCTGCACACGGTCAGCGAGGGGACGAAGGGCTCCGGCTGCTGGCCGGCCGGGGCCCTGGTCCAGGCGTACCCGCCCGGCTCGAAGGAGTCGCTGACCGCACGCGCCTCCGGACTGCGGGTCTGCGGCGAGGAGTTCAGCGTCACCACCGTCGCGCCCGGTGCGGCCGCCTGA
- a CDS encoding DUF5996 family protein, with amino-acid sequence MGTTHTARTAAAWPQLRVADWTDTRDTLHMWTQIVGKVRLAHAPLVNHWWQVTLYVSPRGLTTSAVPHGTGAFDIEFDFLDHVLHLRTSDGGTRRIALESMPVTDFHARVLRALEELDVPTTIQAHPNEVEQAIPFAEDYRHHTYDPHAAQLFWRQLLQANRVLGEFRAEFAGKVSPVHFFWGAMDLACTRFSGRGAPRHPGGAPNCGDWVMVEGYSRELSSCGFWPGGGDEGAFYAYAYPEPEGFAESPVAPPEAFYSAQNGQFLLPYEAVRSATDPDLTLTRFLHSTYAAAADRAGWDRAALEVDPERWNLVR; translated from the coding sequence ATGGGGACAACGCACACCGCCCGGACGGCTGCGGCGTGGCCGCAGTTGCGGGTGGCCGACTGGACCGACACCCGCGACACGCTGCACATGTGGACACAGATCGTCGGCAAGGTAAGGCTGGCCCACGCGCCGCTGGTCAACCACTGGTGGCAGGTGACGCTCTACGTCAGCCCGCGGGGCCTGACCACCTCCGCCGTCCCGCACGGCACGGGCGCCTTCGACATCGAATTCGACTTCCTCGATCACGTGCTGCACCTGCGCACCAGCGACGGCGGCACCCGCCGCATCGCGCTGGAATCCATGCCGGTGACCGACTTCCACGCCCGTGTCCTGAGGGCCCTGGAGGAGCTGGACGTCCCCACCACGATCCAGGCGCATCCCAACGAGGTCGAGCAGGCGATCCCGTTCGCGGAGGACTACCGGCACCACACCTACGACCCGCACGCCGCACAGCTCTTCTGGCGTCAACTCCTCCAGGCGAACCGGGTGCTGGGGGAGTTCCGAGCGGAGTTCGCCGGGAAGGTCAGCCCGGTCCACTTCTTCTGGGGAGCCATGGATCTGGCCTGCACCCGCTTCTCCGGACGCGGCGCCCCGCGGCACCCCGGAGGCGCACCGAACTGCGGCGACTGGGTCATGGTGGAGGGCTACTCACGCGAGCTGAGCAGTTGCGGATTCTGGCCCGGCGGCGGGGACGAGGGCGCCTTCTACGCCTACGCGTACCCCGAACCGGAAGGCTTCGCCGAGAGTCCGGTCGCTCCCCCCGAAGCGTTCTACAGCGCGCAGAACGGTCAATTCCTGTTGCCGTACGAGGCGGTACGCAGCGCCACGGACCCGGACCTGACACTCACCCGCTTCCTGCACAGCACCTACGCGGCCGCCGCCGACCGGGCCGGGTGGGACCGTGCGGCGCTGGAGGTCGATCCGGAGCGCTGGAACCTCGTCCGATAG
- a CDS encoding VOC family protein produces MTPRDDWPTPAQGLVLTHFLTVRDVAASRRFYAEVFGGEVVLAENPCIVKIANGWIIMNPGGGPTPDKPDVTLTAPEPGDPVSSFLNVRVADIAAFYEQAVAKGAQFLTEPLDRKAEIRCYLRDPDGYLIEVGQATGMLEGVFADPSGPPAPGAGNP; encoded by the coding sequence ATGACTCCTCGCGACGACTGGCCGACGCCCGCTCAGGGGCTGGTACTGACCCACTTCCTGACCGTGCGGGACGTCGCCGCGTCCCGCCGCTTCTACGCGGAGGTGTTCGGCGGTGAGGTGGTGCTGGCCGAGAACCCCTGCATTGTGAAGATCGCCAACGGCTGGATCATCATGAACCCCGGTGGCGGCCCCACCCCCGACAAACCCGACGTCACCCTCACCGCGCCCGAACCCGGCGACCCGGTGTCGTCCTTCCTCAACGTGCGGGTGGCCGATATCGCGGCCTTCTACGAACAGGCCGTCGCCAAGGGCGCGCAGTTCCTGACCGAGCCGCTCGACCGCAAGGCCGAGATCCGCTGCTATCTCCGCGATCCGGACGGCTATCTGATCGAGGTGGGCCAGGCCACCGGGATGCTGGAGGGCGTCTTCGCGGATCCGAGCGGTCCGCCCGCGCCGGGTGCCGGAAATCCCTGA